One window of the Cryptomeria japonica chromosome 7, Sugi_1.0, whole genome shotgun sequence genome contains the following:
- the LOC131045209 gene encoding transcription termination factor MTEF18, mitochondrial: MPAQTMLFLKCILSPFRYYVLLKCSSFSASKFSDAISSNRPRTEAEEYCRRKIAMTQFLLNECGFSESQVLAIGRRDEDLFKVISIRTAQQAVQLFRDSGFTEDQVRKIVLLQPNTIKLKVHSQLKPKIEFMKALGFTGSDLAHIISQEPRFLGCNLEQNLNPKVPLLVGIFGSKLNLYKIIMRYPRVLMCNTDNMKPNIDILKQSSMQDELLLCNHGKARFNFSQCEKPGILEGSKAFANALAVVDSSGLENFENKLKLLTTLGLLENEILKIVRWSPSTLTVGIDMIKKKMDFLKNTAGFQPNIVVSYPRLLCYSIENRLQPRHKVIEFLSETDPSRLPRSLAKVYGLSEQCFADKFLMGGPEAAKFFEKYKGKSTVC, from the exons ATGCCTGCCCAGACAATGCTATTCCTTAAATGCATTCTCTCACCATTTAGGTACTATGTTCTCTTAAAATGTTCCTCGTTCTCTGCCTCAAAATTTTCTGATGCCATATCCTCAAATAGACCTCGAACAGAAGCAGAAGAATATTGCAGACGAAAAATTGCTATGACCCAATTCTTGCTCAATGAATGTGGGTTTTCTGAGTCCCAAGTTTTAGCGATTGGTAGGAGGGACGAAGATTTGTTCAAAGTTATATCCATCCGCACAGCCCAGCAGGCAGTCCAGCTCTTCAGAGACTCGGGTTTCACCGAAGACCAGGTAAGGAAAATCGTTTTATTACAACCAAATACTATAAAGCTCAAAGTGCATAGTCAGTTAAAGCCCAAGATTGAGTTCATGAAGGCATTAGGTTTTACTGGCAGTGACCTGGCACACATCATATCTCAAGAACCCAGATTCCTCGGTTGCAATTTGGAACAAAACCTAAACCCTAAAGTTCCTTTGCTTGTAGGCATATTTGGTTCAAAGCTTAATCTGTACAAAATTATCATGCGGTATCCTAGGGTTTTGATGTGTAATACTGACAATATGAAACCTAACATAGACATTTTAAAGCAATCAAGTATGCAAGATGAGCTTCTTTTATGTAATCACGGTAAGGCCCGGTTTAATTTTTCGCA ATGTGAGAAACCTGGGATTTTGGAGGGATCGAAAGCATTTGCGAACGCCCTTGCAGTGGTTGATAGCTCTgggcttgaaaattttgaaaataaattaaaactcttgacaactcttggtcttctggaGAATGAGATCCTGAAGATTGTAAGGTGGTCTCCTAGTACGCTCACTGTTGGCATTGATATGATAAAGAAAAAAATGGATTTCTTGAAAAATACTGCTGGCTTTCAGCCAAACATTGTGGTTTCGTATCCTCGTCTTTTATGTTATAGCATAGAGAATAGGCTTCAACCACGGCATAAGGTAATTGAATTTTTAAGTGAAACAGATCCATCCAGACTTCCCAGAAGTCTAGCTAAAGTGTATGGACTAAGTGAACAATGTTTTGCTGACAAGTTTCTGATGGGCGGTCCTGAGGCGGCAAAGTTTTTTGAAAAGTACAAGGGTAAGTCTACTGTCTGTTGA